The proteins below come from a single Prochlorococcus marinus CUG1415 genomic window:
- a CDS encoding pyridoxal-phosphate-dependent aminotransferase family protein, with amino-acid sequence MTEAKLISTLNEENLSHFSKTFVPSRILLGPGPSNAHPEVLTALSLNPIGHLDEAYISLMSDVQQLLRYTWQCNNRLTLPMSGTGSAAMEASIANFIEEGEKILIAKKGYFGDRLVDMSTRYKADVSVIEKPWGEAFSYEEIKYEIETKKPAIFAIVHAETSSGVLQPLDGIGDICRKNNCLFLVDAVTSLGALELLIDEWKIDLAYSCSQKGLSCPPGLSPFTMNKRAEEKLSSRKTKVPNWYLDLSLLNKYWGSDRVYHHTAPVNMNFAIREGLRLIANEGLENVWNRHNTNAKKLWNGLESLGMELHVSKDYRLPTLTTVKIPPAVDGDGFRNHLLRNFGIEIGNGLGELSGKVWRIGLMGFNSSEENVDRLLNLFDTELKKYSIFESSTF; translated from the coding sequence TTGACAGAAGCAAAACTTATTTCGACTTTAAATGAAGAGAATTTATCTCATTTCTCCAAAACTTTTGTCCCCTCTAGAATTTTATTAGGTCCTGGTCCCTCCAACGCACATCCAGAGGTTTTAACCGCCCTTTCCCTTAATCCTATTGGTCATTTAGATGAAGCATATATTTCATTGATGTCTGATGTTCAACAACTTCTAAGGTATACTTGGCAGTGCAATAATCGTCTTACTCTTCCTATGAGTGGTACAGGAAGTGCTGCTATGGAAGCCTCCATCGCTAATTTTATAGAGGAGGGAGAAAAGATTCTAATTGCTAAAAAAGGATATTTTGGAGACAGACTAGTTGATATGTCAACTAGATATAAAGCTGACGTTTCGGTTATTGAAAAACCATGGGGTGAGGCTTTTTCTTATGAAGAAATTAAATATGAAATAGAGACTAAAAAACCTGCTATCTTTGCAATTGTTCATGCTGAAACATCTAGTGGTGTTTTACAACCTCTTGATGGAATTGGTGATATATGTAGAAAAAATAATTGTTTGTTTTTAGTTGATGCTGTTACCTCGCTTGGGGCTTTAGAACTATTGATAGATGAATGGAAAATAGATTTAGCATATAGTTGTAGTCAGAAGGGATTAAGTTGCCCGCCAGGATTAAGCCCTTTTACTATGAATAAGAGAGCTGAAGAAAAACTAAGTTCAAGAAAAACAAAAGTACCTAACTGGTATTTAGATTTATCTCTTTTAAATAAATATTGGGGTTCTGATCGTGTTTACCATCATACTGCCCCCGTAAATATGAATTTTGCTATTCGTGAAGGGTTACGATTAATTGCTAATGAGGGTTTGGAGAATGTTTGGAATAGGCATAATACTAATGCAAAAAAACTATGGAATGGCTTAGAAAGTTTAGGCATGGAATTACATGTTTCAAAAGATTATCGATTGCCAACTCTCACAACAGTAAAGATTCCTCCAGCAGTTGATGGAGATGGGTTTAGAAATCATCTTTTAAGAAACTTTGGAATAGAAATAGGCAATGGACTTGGAGAATTATCTGGTAAGGTATGGCGTATAGGATTAATGGGCTTTAATTCAAGTGAAGAGAATGTAGACAGATTATTAAATCTTTTTGATACTGAATTAAAGAAATATTCTATTTTTGAGTCCTCAACTTTTTAA
- a CDS encoding class I SAM-dependent methyltransferase, giving the protein MVRESITKIAYKTLQQSKSIAGFAHKQISSRIMNFILPDEKLENFDLDKDLLSQIQNSMDLLREEDWNDAEKNIYPKKLLFDEPWLRYLTQYPKIWLDMPKTWNRRRKENFDDLPKSIEKDNYPQYYLRNFHHQTDGYLSDFSASIYDLQVEILFNGSADAMRRRIIKPIKEGLENFSDRKKSSIRILDVATGSGRTLKQLRLAFPKEKITGLDLSDSYLKEASRYISDLDGDLIELIKGNAEELPFENNSFQCISCVYLFHELPRTIRSKVLNEFYRVLEPGGILVLADSIQISDSPDFTSIMENFYKTFHEPFYRDYINENINSTLDETGFKNVKSNSFFMTKVWSAIK; this is encoded by the coding sequence ATGGTTAGGGAATCTATTACGAAAATTGCATATAAAACACTGCAACAGAGCAAAAGCATAGCTGGATTTGCCCATAAACAAATCAGTTCACGGATAATGAATTTTATACTTCCCGATGAGAAGCTGGAAAATTTCGATCTCGATAAGGATCTTCTATCGCAAATCCAAAATTCCATGGATCTCTTAAGAGAAGAAGATTGGAATGACGCAGAAAAAAATATATATCCAAAAAAATTATTATTTGACGAGCCATGGCTTAGGTATTTGACTCAATATCCTAAAATTTGGCTAGATATGCCTAAAACCTGGAATAGAAGACGAAAAGAAAACTTTGATGATCTTCCAAAATCAATTGAAAAAGATAATTATCCTCAATATTACTTAAGAAACTTTCATCATCAAACAGATGGTTATTTGTCAGATTTTTCAGCCAGTATTTACGACTTACAAGTAGAGATACTTTTTAATGGAAGTGCTGACGCAATGAGGAGGAGAATAATAAAGCCAATAAAAGAAGGGCTAGAAAATTTTAGTGATAGAAAAAAAAGTTCTATAAGAATACTTGATGTGGCTACTGGTTCAGGAAGGACATTAAAACAATTAAGATTAGCATTCCCTAAAGAAAAAATCACAGGACTTGATTTGTCTGATTCATACTTAAAAGAGGCAAGTAGATATATTTCAGATTTAGATGGCGATTTAATTGAATTAATAAAAGGTAATGCTGAAGAATTACCTTTTGAAAATAATAGCTTTCAATGCATTTCTTGTGTATATTTATTTCATGAATTACCAAGAACAATAAGATCTAAAGTATTAAATGAATTTTATAGGGTTCTTGAGCCCGGTGGAATATTAGTATTAGCTGATTCGATTCAAATAAGTGATTCTCCAGACTTTACATCCATTATGGAAAATTTCTATAAAACTTTTCATGAGCCTTTCTATCGTGATTACATAAATGAGAATATAAATTCTACACTTGATGAAACAGGCTTTAAAAATGTGAAATCAAATTCCTTTTTTATGACCAAAGTATGGTCTGCTATAAAATAA
- the glnA gene encoding type I glutamate--ammonia ligase, translated as MSKSPQDVLSQIKDEGIELIDLKFTDIHGKWQHLTLTSDMIEEDSFTEGLAFDGSSIRGWKAINASDMSMVPDASTAWIDPFYKHKTLSMICSIQEPRSGEPYDRCPRSLAQKALKYLESTGIADTAFFGPEPEFFLFDDVRYDSKEGSCFYSVDTIEAPWNTGRIEEGGNLGYKIQYKEGYFPVSPNDTAQDIRSEMLLLMGELGIPTEKHHHEVAGAGQHELGMKFDSLINSADNVMTYKYVVRNVAKKYGKTATFMPKPVFNDNGTGMHVHQSLWKGGQPLFFGEGAYANLSQTARWYIGGILKHAPSFLAFTNPTTNSYKRLVPGFEAPVNLVYSEGNRSAAVRIPLTGPSPKAKRLEFRSGDALANPYLAFSVMMLAGIDGIKNQIDPGDGVDVDLFELPSEELAKIDTVPSSLNDSLNALKADKDYLLAGGVFTEDFIDNFIDIKYEEVQQLRQRPHPHEFFMYYDA; from the coding sequence ATGTCTAAGTCTCCACAAGATGTTTTAAGTCAAATTAAAGACGAAGGAATTGAACTAATCGATTTAAAATTCACAGACATTCATGGGAAATGGCAACATTTAACTCTTACATCAGACATGATTGAAGAGGATTCATTTACAGAAGGACTTGCATTTGATGGATCATCAATAAGAGGTTGGAAAGCAATTAATGCCTCTGATATGTCAATGGTTCCTGATGCAAGTACAGCATGGATCGATCCTTTTTACAAACATAAAACTTTAAGTATGATTTGCTCTATACAAGAGCCAAGAAGCGGGGAGCCTTATGATAGATGCCCAAGATCGTTAGCTCAAAAGGCATTAAAGTACTTAGAATCTACTGGGATAGCTGATACAGCCTTTTTTGGACCTGAACCAGAATTTTTCCTGTTTGATGATGTGAGATATGACTCAAAAGAGGGCTCTTGTTTTTATAGTGTTGATACTATTGAAGCTCCATGGAACACAGGGAGAATAGAAGAAGGAGGAAATTTAGGATATAAGATCCAATATAAAGAAGGTTATTTTCCTGTTTCGCCAAATGATACAGCACAAGATATTAGATCTGAAATGCTTCTTCTAATGGGTGAATTAGGTATCCCGACAGAAAAACATCACCATGAAGTTGCTGGTGCCGGCCAACACGAGCTTGGAATGAAATTTGATTCGTTAATAAATTCTGCCGATAACGTAATGACTTATAAATACGTTGTAAGAAATGTTGCAAAAAAATACGGCAAAACTGCAACTTTCATGCCTAAGCCTGTTTTTAACGATAATGGGACTGGAATGCACGTACACCAAAGTTTATGGAAGGGTGGACAGCCTCTATTTTTTGGTGAAGGTGCTTATGCAAATTTATCTCAAACAGCTAGATGGTACATAGGAGGTATACTTAAACATGCTCCCTCGTTCCTAGCATTTACTAATCCAACTACAAATAGTTATAAAAGATTAGTTCCAGGATTCGAAGCACCTGTAAATCTAGTTTATTCTGAGGGTAATAGATCTGCTGCAGTCAGAATTCCTCTAACTGGTCCAAGCCCAAAAGCTAAAAGATTAGAATTTAGATCAGGTGATGCACTCGCTAATCCATACTTAGCTTTCTCTGTAATGATGCTAGCTGGTATTGATGGAATCAAAAATCAAATAGATCCTGGTGACGGTGTAGATGTAGATTTATTCGAACTTCCATCTGAGGAACTTGCAAAAATTGATACCGTACCGTCATCTCTTAATGATTCACTTAATGCCTTGAAAGCAGACAAGGATTATTTATTAGCTGGTGGAGTATTTACTGAAGATTTTATTGATAACTTTATTGATATAAAATACGAAGAGGTACAACAATTAAGACAGAGGCCTCATCCACATGAATTCTTTATGTACTACGACGCATAA
- a CDS encoding GTP-binding protein produces the protein MNYWKIKYLKYLLNILFLYIIFSLLTKLANIYSLLFLIIILYIFYKLDKKLFKKVVYKVIYKNKTNAITFKNAYGAAKTSLDGIERINKKISDKVKVELLNYEKNKLEKQLKTGDYKVTLFGAGSSGKTSIARSLLKNIIGRTSSKIGTTKQINSYKIRIPILKRNINIIDTPGLFEPSKLGEEREKSTILQASNSDLVLFVLDQDINKYENYLIKELLKIGKKIIIVLNKCDLRSRDDNKLIKENIISITSAIKNKISVVQTIAVPQSSPYIKSDTLNSGPDVGSLFREIIETLENNGEELLAHNILFHSNKLGIKSKNFIEEQRYLMSNKVINKYMWITGGVILVNPLPAIDFLTTTSVNVQMIMELSKIYEIKLTKKDATDLSKSLLSVLAKLGILKGGLAIISPALATSFTKIIISKSIQSITAGWLIRIVGLSLIEYFKNGQDWGDGGIQEVVDKVYRISKREEILNTFVKEAISKIEIQKYIKSNKRLPPFPM, from the coding sequence ATGAATTACTGGAAAATAAAGTATTTAAAATATTTATTAAATATTTTATTTCTATATATTATATTTTCTCTCTTAACAAAACTAGCAAATATATATTCACTTTTATTTTTAATAATAATACTGTATATCTTTTACAAGCTTGATAAAAAATTATTTAAAAAGGTAGTTTATAAAGTTATATATAAAAATAAAACGAATGCAATTACATTTAAAAATGCATATGGAGCAGCAAAAACAAGTTTGGATGGGATTGAAAGAATCAATAAAAAAATCAGTGATAAAGTAAAAGTTGAATTGTTAAATTATGAAAAAAATAAATTAGAGAAACAATTAAAAACGGGAGATTATAAAGTTACACTTTTTGGAGCGGGCTCCTCTGGCAAAACATCTATAGCTAGATCTTTATTGAAAAATATTATCGGAAGAACTTCATCAAAAATAGGTACAACTAAGCAAATTAATAGTTATAAAATTCGAATACCAATTTTAAAAAGAAACATTAATATAATTGATACTCCAGGATTATTTGAACCATCTAAATTAGGCGAAGAAAGAGAAAAATCAACAATTTTACAAGCATCAAATTCTGATTTGGTTCTATTTGTTTTAGATCAGGACATAAATAAATACGAAAACTATTTAATCAAAGAATTATTGAAAATAGGAAAAAAAATAATAATAGTGCTAAATAAATGTGATTTAAGGTCAAGAGATGATAATAAACTCATTAAAGAGAATATAATTTCTATTACTTCCGCTATTAAAAATAAAATTTCAGTTGTTCAAACAATTGCAGTACCTCAATCATCACCTTATATAAAATCAGATACTTTAAATTCAGGTCCAGATGTAGGAAGCTTATTTAGAGAAATAATAGAAACGCTTGAAAATAATGGAGAAGAGTTACTGGCACATAATATCCTTTTTCACTCAAATAAATTAGGTATAAAAAGTAAAAATTTCATAGAAGAACAAAGATATTTAATGTCCAATAAAGTAATTAACAAATATATGTGGATAACAGGAGGGGTAATACTAGTTAATCCACTACCTGCTATTGATTTTCTGACAACCACTTCCGTTAACGTTCAAATGATAATGGAATTATCAAAAATATATGAAATTAAACTTACTAAAAAAGATGCCACAGACTTATCTAAATCATTACTAAGTGTTTTGGCTAAACTAGGAATATTAAAAGGAGGACTCGCCATTATCTCACCTGCTTTAGCGACAAGTTTTACTAAAATAATTATTTCTAAGTCAATACAATCTATTACTGCAGGCTGGTTAATAAGGATAGTAGGACTAAGTTTGATTGAATATTTTAAAAATGGACAAGATTGGGGGGATGGAGGGATTCAGGAAGTAGTTGATAAGGTCTACAGAATAAGTAAGAGAGAAGAGATTCTAAATACCTTCGTCAAAGAAGCAATTTCAAAAATTGAAATCCAAAAGTATATTAAATCAAATAAAAGGTTACCCCCATTTCCTATGTAA
- a CDS encoding nucleoside deaminase — MKSEYSKWMNSILRRSEEIGKVELPISSVILDERGRCIGRGVNRRNINKDPLGHAEIMALRQASLIKDDWRFNECIIITNLEPCTMCASALIQARMGKVVFGAFDRKRGGLGGSIDLSKHKSSHHKMEIIGGILEDKCSEILHLWFKKLRTQK; from the coding sequence ATGAAGTCAGAATACTCTAAATGGATGAATTCGATATTAAGAAGATCGGAAGAAATTGGAAAAGTTGAGTTACCTATCTCTTCAGTAATTTTAGATGAGAGAGGAAGATGTATTGGAAGAGGAGTTAACAGGAGAAATATAAACAAAGACCCTTTAGGTCATGCTGAAATAATGGCACTAAGGCAGGCATCCCTAATAAAAGATGATTGGAGATTTAATGAATGTATTATTATCACAAATTTAGAGCCATGTACCATGTGTGCTTCTGCACTTATTCAAGCACGGATGGGCAAAGTTGTTTTTGGCGCTTTCGATAGAAAAAGAGGCGGTTTGGGCGGTTCAATTGATTTATCAAAACATAAAAGTTCTCATCACAAAATGGAGATTATAGGAGGCATTCTAGAAGATAAATGTAGTGAAATCTTACACTTATGGTTTAAAAAGTTGAGGACTCAAAAATAG
- a CDS encoding pyridoxal phosphate-dependent decarboxylase family protein: MTEDLINKKDIYFPSYLGTNDNLIILLNRATKTLCNWFSKSEISGPLPFDENFKCIMPEEDGNSVEDLFSEIESLMNNSFNPVHPGSLAHLDPPPLIFSILGDLISAGLNNNLLAYELSPSVTLLEESLCKWFAKKIGFNDSSGGIAASGGTLSNLNALIAARHTSGLGSDPNSVLLISEDAHSSFIKCTKIMGLNEKNLVRIKTDNNGCMDIQNLRKTLDNCSIENKKIFAVVATLGTTVRGAIDPIYDISAICKERNIWLHVDGSIGGIFAITSIPIEGLKNIKHANSITINPQKIIGITKTSSLLLVSNMSTLENTFSTGLPYISSKENIINRGEIGIQGSRPAEVIKLWLGLRFLGIKGIEDILNSSINRKNFFMRNISKNKFEIYSGPLHIVSFLPKGLTHKDSDLWTQNKVNELMKNNFMLSRPKFKGKYFLRLVLGNYNTKESHIEELLKFLNDYQ, translated from the coding sequence ATGACTGAAGATTTAATTAATAAAAAAGATATTTACTTCCCCTCTTATTTAGGGACTAACGATAACTTGATTATTCTTCTAAATAGAGCAACTAAAACTCTTTGTAATTGGTTCTCTAAATCCGAGATATCTGGTCCTTTACCTTTTGATGAAAATTTTAAGTGCATCATGCCTGAGGAGGATGGCAATTCAGTAGAAGATTTGTTTTCTGAGATTGAATCCCTTATGAACAATTCTTTTAATCCAGTTCATCCGGGTTCCCTAGCTCACCTTGATCCCCCACCTTTGATTTTCTCTATATTAGGTGATCTAATTTCTGCTGGTTTAAATAATAATCTTCTAGCTTACGAGTTATCTCCAAGTGTTACTTTGCTTGAGGAATCATTATGCAAATGGTTTGCTAAGAAAATAGGTTTTAATGATTCTTCAGGAGGCATAGCAGCTAGCGGAGGTACTTTAAGTAATTTGAATGCACTTATTGCTGCTAGACATACTTCCGGATTAGGTTCAGATCCTAATTCTGTATTACTTATAAGTGAAGATGCTCATTCTTCCTTTATTAAATGCACTAAAATAATGGGTCTTAATGAAAAAAATCTCGTAAGGATTAAAACTGATAATAATGGTTGTATGGATATACAAAATCTTAGAAAAACATTAGATAATTGTTCAATAGAAAATAAAAAAATATTTGCTGTTGTTGCGACCCTAGGAACAACTGTAAGAGGAGCAATTGATCCTATCTATGATATAAGTGCAATATGCAAAGAAAGAAATATATGGTTACATGTCGATGGCTCCATTGGAGGTATTTTTGCCATAACTTCTATTCCAATAGAGGGTTTAAAAAATATTAAGCATGCTAATTCCATAACAATAAATCCTCAAAAAATAATTGGCATAACGAAGACGTCCTCTCTGTTATTAGTTTCAAATATGAGTACTTTAGAAAATACCTTTTCTACTGGACTTCCATACATATCATCTAAAGAAAACATTATAAACAGAGGGGAGATAGGCATACAAGGTTCTAGACCCGCAGAGGTTATAAAACTTTGGCTTGGGTTACGTTTTTTAGGTATTAAAGGAATAGAAGATATATTAAATTCATCAATAAATAGAAAAAACTTTTTCATGAGAAATATTAGTAAAAATAAATTTGAAATATATTCAGGGCCTTTACATATTGTTTCATTCTTACCAAAGGGTCTTACCCATAAAGACTCCGATCTCTGGACTCAAAATAAAGTTAATGAACTAATGAAAAATAATTTTATGCTTTCAAGACCTAAATTTAAAGGAAAATATTTTTTAAGATTAGTCCTGGGGAACTACAATACGAAAGAATCTCATATTGAAGAACTTTTGAAATTTTTAAATGATTATCAATGA